In the genome of Lathyrus oleraceus cultivar Zhongwan6 chromosome 4, CAAS_Psat_ZW6_1.0, whole genome shotgun sequence, the window AAAAGAAGTCACATTTATTTAATCGGAGCTGGATTCACATCCTTTgtcgattattcgacttggatgcTCATTCATATCTCTTTATTTCTTGTGAAATAAGCTACAAGGATGTGTAGAGAAACACTTTGTATCAAGATTAGAGGTAGTTAACCTAACAAGTATGCATTTATTTTGATCTTTTGTATGTGAGCAACTTTATGATTAATATAGATGATAAGCTTTGTTTCTATTTTATATGTGTGATTTAAATCATTGTTGAGAAAGTTATTTTAAGTCTTGACCTATGTTTATCATCTATCAAAGACCAAGTCTAGACATGGAAGTGGAATTTGATATTCACTTTGTATCAGATCATTAATGTTGTTTTTATTGTTTAATAGATTGAGACATTGTCGATTAAACAATACGGTAAAAATCGCAATACCTTCTTATAGACATGAGCGATATAGATGAGCAATATGTGGTTATGTTGGTTATAAATGATATGCTTTGTAAACGTTAAACTTTCCAAATATTTTACCGTTGTTACTTATTTTCATGCGAACAATACTTTTACCAATCAAAAACCATTCAAAACCCTTGCTTAAAACATAAGTTAAACTGTAAAACGACGGTAATATCGCAccaatccctgtggagacgataaaaTAAATACTCACCGAAAAATACTTTCAACAATGGGGCTCATGGGTTCAGAAGAGGGGATCCGGTTCCAGAGAGAAACAAATATTGAGTTGATACCACATGCATATGCATAGAGTTGCATAGTTGAGTTGCATTACTTAATGAGTTATATGCATAATTGTTCAGTTGTGATTGATTGATGAGTTTGGTGTGAGATTGTGATTAGATACACTGTGAATGAAATTGTGTAGAGGATGTTGTGTTATCATCCCACCTTGCAGTATATGTATGTTATTATTGTTTATGATTTTTCACCCCTTCTATTTAAATGTTGCCTTTACGTGGACATCATGTAGACACTTAAGAGTAGAGACACTGTTGTGAGCGAAAGCTAGCTCCTGGAGCTATTTCCTTTATTTTCGTTGTTTTAGTTTTGGGTATGCTTTGATATGTAACACTAGGAAGCGATTTTCTTTGTTTTATGTTACGATTTTCTAAGAGATAATGTATACTCTCGTATGTTTATGTTTTTGTGTGATGAGCATTTGGAGAAGAGTTATGAGTAAATGCTTTTAATTATAATATGAAATTTTATTATGAGATTTAAATTGgtatattttttataattttgcTGCCATGATATCAGATGAGctggatgtcgtgtaaacatccaAAGTACAAATCAGATGAATtgatgtcgtgtaaacatcctaaGTACAATTGTGTGCATTGAAATATTGTGTTGcatatttatttaaattaagtaTCACATGATCATAAGGTGTATGTATGTGTTTTGAGAGGTATAATATCCTATGTGAAAATATTGTGAAAAATCTCCgatttaattataattataattatgCATTGTAAAATTAAGGTGTTATAAAATTCGTCTGACCGTGAACTTTTATTTTCGTTACAGCCTCAAACTTATGGGGaaaatttattttgtttttattataATCCCGTGAGTGTACATTATAACTGATCTCCAAATTAGTCGATTTTAAAACTAAATAtcaatttaaaaaattaataatattaatatttcTTATATATTATTTCATATTTTAAAACTAGTTCAACCATTCATTTAATTAACTATTCGAAATTTAAAGAATTAATTTATTTGGTATAAAGTATCTCTAGCTAAGAAGAAAAATGAGGATAAAGTGTTTGTTAAACCTATTAGTAAGTCATTATCGATTATAAACTAAATTATCTCTTATCTGCTTAAGATGGTTTTAATGAAGAATCATACTAGTACTATTTAATTTGAAAATTCATTCAAGATACTGTGAACCTACACTGTAAAATCTAACTAAGGAAGGTTGGTGAGTTGACAGTGAATTACCTTACACATCAAGTTTAATACATTTCAAAGAAGTAGAACACAAATAAATGTTTTActatatatttaaaaaaatggATGATAGAAATGAAAGAATTGTTTAAGATTGTTGTGTGGGATATTTACACCTAAAAATCCTATAGAGAACCTCGTTTTTCGAGCAACCCTAAGCAAGCTGAGTTGAGTCATTTTCTCTCTCTTGACCACCTCTATATCTGTGTCATAATCTCACACTTCTTCATCACCCTTTCTTCTCTCTCATCTCATTCATAGATAATAGATTCTATACACTATTTCGCTCTTTCCAAAGAAAACACCTTCCtataaaacaacaacaacaactatGGACTCATCATCCTCCTCTTCACCCCCCACAAACGCTAACAACACCTCCCTCGCTTTCTCTCTTTCCAATCACTTCCCTACTCCTTCACACTCTCTCTTCCACTCCTTCACCCCTTTTCCTCCCCCAACAGTACCATCTCTCACCCTCgacacatcgccggagccaacTCACACAAGAACCACCAACCTCTCCATATTCACCGGCGGACACAAGCTCGAAAACTTTCTAGGAAACTCCACCGCCACCACATATGCACCCACACAGCTTCACCATCTTCCCACCGACATATACGACTCCGAGCTGAAAAAAACAATAGCCGCTTGCTTCCCTCATGGCTACCCAACCGAACCAAACTCCGAACCTCCCAAACCTTCTCCTAAGAAAACCGTCGACACCTTCGGCCAACGCACCTCCATTTACCGTGGCGTCACCCGGTAAATATATATTTACTGCATGCTTGCTTCTGAATTGACTTAACAGAACTAATTACGAGCATTTTCATTGTATTTTCTATGAAAATATATTTTgatatttaatattatttttattatgaTTTTCAGACATAGATGGACAGGGAGATATGAAGCTCATCTATGGGACAATAGTTGCAGAAGAGAAGGACAAAGTAGGAAAGGAAGACAAGGTACAACAATATGCTATAATCTTGGGATTAGGGTTTCAaattttttaatttaatgatTAAGTCTAACGTGCGCTGTGATGCACACGAGCAAAGTGGGTCCACGAGATCTAATGTGTGTGACCACTGACCGGAATAAATGGGAGTTAAAGAATGTGTCATTATTTTCGAATTTCAAATCTCAATGTAGAACTCATCTAAATCAACGGTTCAGATTAATTCACTTCCATGCACATCTGCACTAGATTATTCTGACCGTGCTTTTATTTCTTTTGTACGTGGTGAATGATTGCTGATTCGTGTGATGTGATCTTTTGCTTCAGTTTATTTAGGTGAGTGAGTACTTTTATTGACCACTTCATCATTTTGTTTTAGCATTTTCTAACTTCATGTTACTATTAATGATAATGAATTTGAATACTatactttgttttttttttagATTCAGATTCTACTCAAGTTTAAGTAATCATTTTTTGGTCATAAAATTGAATTTTTGTTTCTTCTTGTTTGTTTAGGTGGTTATGATAAGGAAGAAAAAGCAGCTAGAGCTTATGATCTTGCTGCTCTCAAGTACTGGGGTCCAACCACCACTACAAACTTTCCGGTAacaaagatttttttttatttactattatatgcaaataaataaataaatattgatCTATATTTTTGTTGGAATTCTTAGATTTCCAACTATGAGAAAGAGCTTGATGGCATGAAGAACATGACTAGGCAAGAATTTGTTGCTTCTCTAAGAAGGTTACATTCTAGTTTCAAAATTCTCATATACAATTAAATTAATATGGTTTTTATGAGTAGTTTTATAGACATTTTTATTTTGGATCATGTTATATAGGAAGAGTAGTGGTTTTTCAAGAGGAGCATCAATTTACCGAGGAGTAACGAGGTAAGTTTGAGTTGAGTTCTTTATAGTTTTGTTATAAAAGAAATTTTACTTTTTAGCTTCATTCCATACATAATGAATTTGATCTATATTTCGTCACATTATGAATGAATAAAATAAgagtattattattattttctcCGTTCCACACTGATGAATTGGATCATGTGGAACGGAGGGAATATTATATATGGGATATTGAAACTTAGAGATTTTTGCAGACACCACCAGCATGGTCGATGGCAGGCAAGGATAGGGAGAGTTGCCGGAAACAAAGACCTCTACCTTGGCACTTTCAGTATGTTCTCATCTCTATCTTCACATCATTTTTTTTTGGCACTTTCAGTATGTTCTTATCCGTAACTTATGATAATATTTTGATAATGTTCTATCTTCATTCATAACTTActtatttattaatttatttagGTACACAAGAAGAAGCTGCTGAAGCTTATGATATAGCAGCAATCAAATTCAGAGGACTAAATGCAGTTACAAACTTCGACATGACTCGCTACGACGTAAAAAGCATCGCAAATAGTTCTCTTCCCATAGGCGGTTTATCGaataaaaacaacaaattttCTACTGATTCTTTATCCGAAAGCAAAGGTCTCGAAGTCGCGAGTATATCAGATGAAAGAAATCAACCAACACCATTTACAATATCACAACAACCTTCAAGTTCTACCTTAAGTTTCGCCGTTCCGATTAAACAAGATCCTTCTTCAGATTACTGGTCCAATATTCTTGGATTCCATAGTAATAATAATCCTAGTCATGTTGTGGTTCCATCTACCACACCCTTCAACATGGATTTTTCTTCTCATGCAACACCTTCGAGTACAAACAGTGATAACAATGGAGGTTTCTTCAGTGGATTTGTTCAGCATCAACAAGATGGAAATAATGGAAgcagttcttcatcttcatcatcaacatcatcatcttcaacaagTTCAATTCCATTTGCTACACCAATATTTTCTTTAAGTAGTACAAATAGTTATGGAAATAACTGGATTAATAATGGACACGCATTCCAAACACATGCAAAACCAAGTCTGTTTCAAACACCAATATTCGGAATGGAATGAGGTCATGCATTCAGGTAGAGAAGAAGATGAGAATCTGTgcaaataataataataataataataatgaatgatgaaaatgttgaaggACACAGTGGTGGTAACATGCAATAGAAGCAGAAAAGAAGAAGGACTAGTCTTGAGTAGTTTCATGAGATAGCTATATTGCTGACACTGTGTACTACTACTACTACTAACTCAAAgttgctttgtttgttttgaGTCTTGAAATTTTGCTTTGTTTTAGAAGTTTTGCGTTTTGTCCCTGTTGATCAAGTTGCCTGATACGTGAAAGACATTGAATGCAGTGTATTAAAAAGTGTTTATTGATTGACGTATAAAATGTAGAGATAAAGATGAGAATTAGAAGTTTGACGTTTATTGTGAGTGGGGATCTCTTTAATTTGGTTAGCTGGATTTGTTTCACATGCAAGAGCACACGTCTCTGTACACTATGAAGTCAGAATCATTCATTGCCTTTTACTACACCTACTTTCTTTATTACTACTAGGAAAATAACAAAtaagttaatattttatttattatatagTTTACACATGGTAATATACTAGTGCATTGCACGTTTTCTACTTGAGTTTCAACAAATATGTAATCAAATAACTTAGCCTATCTAAAATGTATTAAATGTTAGTA includes:
- the LOC127135029 gene encoding AP2-like ethylene-responsive transcription factor AIL5 isoform X2 — its product is MDSSSSSSPPTNANNTSLAFSLSNHFPTPSHSLFHSFTPFPPPTVPSLTLDTSPEPTHTRTTNLSIFTGGHKLENFLGNSTATTYAPTQLHHLPTDIYDSELKKTIAACFPHGYPTEPNSEPPKPSPKKTVDTFGQRTSIYRGVTRHRWTGRYEAHLWDNSCRREGQSRKGRQGGYDKEEKAARAYDLAALKYWGPTTTTNFPISNYEKELDGMKNMTRQEFVASLRRKSSGFSRGASIYRGVTRHHQHGRWQARIGRVAGNKDLYLGTFSTQEEAAEAYDIAAIKFRGLNAVTNFDMTRYDVKSIANSSLPIGGLSNKNNKFSTDSLSESKGLEVASISDERNQPTPFTISQQPSSSTLSFAVPIKQDPSSDYWSNILGFHSNNNPSHVVVPSTTPFNMDFSSHATPSSTNSDNNGGFFSGFVQHQQDGNNGSSSSSSSSTSSSSTSSIPFATPIFSLSSTNSYGNNWINNGHAFQTHAKPSLFQTPIFGME
- the LOC127135029 gene encoding AP2-like ethylene-responsive transcription factor AIL5 isoform X1, whose product is MDSSSSSSPPTNANNTSLAFSLSNHFPTPSHSLFHSFTPFPPPTVPSLTLDTSPEPTHTRTTNLSIFTGGHKLENFLGNSTATTYAPTQLHHLPTDIYDSELKKTIAACFPHGYPTEPNSEPPKPSPKKTVDTFGQRTSIYRGVTRHRWTGRYEAHLWDNSCRREGQSRKGRQVYLGGYDKEEKAARAYDLAALKYWGPTTTTNFPISNYEKELDGMKNMTRQEFVASLRRKSSGFSRGASIYRGVTRHHQHGRWQARIGRVAGNKDLYLGTFSTQEEAAEAYDIAAIKFRGLNAVTNFDMTRYDVKSIANSSLPIGGLSNKNNKFSTDSLSESKGLEVASISDERNQPTPFTISQQPSSSTLSFAVPIKQDPSSDYWSNILGFHSNNNPSHVVVPSTTPFNMDFSSHATPSSTNSDNNGGFFSGFVQHQQDGNNGSSSSSSSSTSSSSTSSIPFATPIFSLSSTNSYGNNWINNGHAFQTHAKPSLFQTPIFGME